A DNA window from Bdellovibrio sp. BCCA contains the following coding sequences:
- a CDS encoding KH domain-containing protein, protein MNNSSAALNLEHTTVNQDEVRKRIAAIILIVMKEMTAADHSLDGNSLNVTYYKGEKTTIYKLDMLPEHRGRIIGSAGKNILSLRTLVQAMAASHGFRAVIDLVA, encoded by the coding sequence ATGAATAACTCGAGTGCAGCGCTAAACTTAGAACACACAACAGTAAACCAAGATGAAGTTCGTAAAAGAATCGCTGCTATCATCCTCATTGTTATGAAGGAAATGACAGCTGCCGACCATTCTCTCGACGGTAACTCGCTGAACGTAACTTACTATAAAGGTGAAAAAACCACCATCTATAAACTAGACATGCTTCCTGAACATCGTGGAAGAATTATCGGTTCAGCGGGAAAAAATATTCTATCTCTTAGGACTCTTGTTCAAGCCATGGCTGCCAGTCACGGATTTAGAGCCGTCATTGACTTAGTCGCATAA
- a CDS encoding LysR family transcriptional regulator, translating into MKLDQLTYFLETAKTQHIGKASRRLNVSPSAISHSIAALEEELGQVLFEKVGKSISLSATGRSFAEKIEPHLVALSRAKEECQSENVELEGIFRMAATHGLAETFLVPILTELAEEHPKLVFEYYSLRSAQVIENVARGDLDFGICFAPTASPSLVIHSLRKENLVIAVRKNHPLTKLKGHELVQSLAKYPQASPKAFVGIEVCEEHPAMVKLGIPFKPTFIYDSYEVACEAISQGLYWSLVPQLYLERETLVKLEIPGFEALTQVCAITPKGRPLPKALQRFTGTR; encoded by the coding sequence ATGAAACTCGATCAACTTACTTATTTTTTAGAAACCGCAAAAACGCAACACATCGGAAAAGCATCTCGGAGACTGAACGTAAGTCCCAGTGCTATCAGCCACAGTATTGCGGCTCTTGAAGAGGAGCTTGGACAAGTTCTCTTCGAAAAAGTGGGGAAGTCTATCAGCTTGTCAGCAACGGGCCGAAGTTTCGCAGAAAAAATTGAGCCCCATCTTGTTGCGCTATCGCGAGCAAAAGAAGAATGTCAGTCAGAAAATGTGGAGCTCGAGGGTATTTTTAGAATGGCTGCGACTCATGGTTTGGCAGAAACCTTCCTTGTGCCCATACTGACAGAACTTGCTGAGGAACATCCGAAGCTCGTATTTGAATATTACAGTCTGCGCTCGGCTCAAGTCATTGAAAATGTCGCGCGCGGTGATCTGGATTTTGGGATTTGTTTTGCACCAACGGCGTCTCCGTCTCTGGTCATTCATTCCCTTCGTAAAGAAAATCTGGTTATTGCCGTTAGAAAAAATCATCCGTTAACAAAACTGAAGGGCCATGAGCTTGTTCAGTCTTTAGCAAAGTACCCTCAAGCTTCTCCAAAAGCTTTTGTTGGGATTGAAGTTTGCGAAGAACATCCCGCCATGGTTAAGCTAGGCATTCCCTTTAAACCGACATTCATCTATGACTCTTATGAAGTGGCGTGCGAAGCGATTTCTCAAGGACTTTATTGGAGCTTGGTTCCGCAGTTGTACCTTGAAAGAGAAACTTTGGTGAAATTAGAGATTCCCGGATTTGAGGCGCTCACGCAGGTGTGTGCAATTACACCGAAAGGTCGGCCTCTCCCTAAAGCACTTCAAAGGTTTACTGGTACTCGTTGA